One segment of Synchiropus splendidus isolate RoL2022-P1 chromosome 4, RoL_Sspl_1.0, whole genome shotgun sequence DNA contains the following:
- the slc38a2 gene encoding sodium-coupled neutral amino acid symporter 2: MKQPTEMSRLSQEDDSSGSSSEYPFPDCPSKVPLNGPYSDVDAENQNFLPEQSMGKKKYDTEYHQGNASFGMSVFNLGNAIMGSGILGLSYAMANTGIALFVILLVAVAIFSLYSVHLLLKTANEGGALVYEQLGYKAFGMPGKLAASCSITMQNIGAMSSYLYIVKYELPIVIQAFVGGDNNEWYTNGDYLVLMVSLFIILPLSLLKNLGYLGYTSGLSLLCMVFFLIVVIIKKFQIPCPLPDNIHALNETLKSNVSTPADNSTAVDYSDACTPKYFVFNSQTVYAVPILTFAFVCHPAILPMYEELKDRSRRKMQGVANVSFLAMFIMYLLAALFGYLTFNIHVEPELLHTYSKFYKFDILLLIVRLAVLTAVTLTVPVVLFPIRTSVNQLLCASKDFSWVRHTIITIVLLAGTNALVIFVPTIRDIFGFIGASAAAMLIFILPSAFYIKLVKKESMKSVQKIGATAFLMCGFLVMIGSMTLIIIDWIHNASAGSDGH; encoded by the exons ATGAAGCAGCCGACAGAAATGAGTCGTTTGTCTCAGGAGGACGACAGCAGCGGCAGCTCCAGCGAGTACCCGTTCCCCGACTGCCCGAGCAAGGTCCCACTGAACGG TCCATACTCGGATGTTGATGCCGAGAACCAGAATTTCCTCCCGGAACAAAGCATGGGCAAGAAGAAATATGACACCGAATAT CACCAGGGCAACGCCTCCTTTGGAATGTCAGTCTTCAACCTGGGAAACGCCATCATGGGCAGTGGCATTTTGGGCCTGTCTTACGCCATGGCCAACACTGGAATCGCCCTCTTTGT AATTCTCCTGGTGGCTGTCGCCATCTTCTCCTTGTATTCTGTCCATTTGCTGCTGAAAACTGCTAATGAAGGAG GTGCCCTGGTGTATGAGCAGCTCGGCTACAAAGCCTTCGGGATGCCAGGCAAACTCGCCGCCTCCTGCTCcatcacaatgcagaacatCGGAG ccaTGTCAAGCTACCTCTACATAGTGAAGTACGAGTTGCCCATCGTAATCCAAGCTTTTGTTGGAGGTGACAACAA tgagtGGTACACAAACGGAGACTACCTGGTGTTGATGGTGTCATTATTCATCATCCTGCCGCTGTCGCTGCTCAAGAACTTGG GTTACCTTGGTTACACCAGTGGTCTGTCGCTGCTGTGCATGGTCTTCTTTTTGATTGTG GTGATCATCAAGAAGTTCCAGATCCCGTGTCCGCTCCCCGACAACATTCACGCGCTGAATGAGACGTTGAAATCCAACGTGAGCACGCCTGCCGACAACAGCACGGCCGTGGATTACAGCGACGCCTGCACGCCCAAATACTTTGTCTTCAACTCTCAG ACGGTCTACGCTGTTCCCATTCTGACCTTCGCTTTTGTGTGCCACCCCGCTATCCTGCCCATGTACGAGGAGCTGAAAGA TCGCTCTCGCAGGAAGATGCAGGGAGTTGCCAACGTCTCCTTCCTGGCCATGTTCATCATGTACCTGCTGGCTGCTCTCTTCGGATATCTCACCTTCAACA TCCACGTGGAGCCCGAGCTGCTCCACACCTACTCCAAGTTCTACAAGTTTGACATTCTCCTCCTCATCGTGCGCCTGGCTGTGCTGACCGCCGTCACGCTCACCGTCCCCGTCGTGCTCTTCCCT ATCCGCACCTCCGTGAACCAGTTGCTCTGCGCCTCCAAAGACTTCAGCTGGGTCCGccacaccatcatcaccattgtCCTGCTGGCCGGCACCAACGCTCTGGTCATCTTCGTTCCAACCATCAGGGACATCTTTGGCTTCATCG GTGCATCTGCTGCTGCCATGCTGATCTTCATCCTGCCCTCCGCCTTCTACATCAAACTGGTCAAGAAGGAGTCCATGAAGTCGGTGCAAAAGATCGGG gccacTGCCTTCCTAATGTGCGGCTTCTTGGTGATGATCGGCAGCATGACGCTCATCATCATCGACTGGATCCACAATGCCTCCGCCGGCTCGGATGGACACTAA